A region of Streptomyces halobius DNA encodes the following proteins:
- a CDS encoding maleylpyruvate isomerase family mycothiol-dependent enzyme, with product MTSCHPIGHRAAVAAETATFTAVLNGADLATPVPTCPGWTLADLVKHTGSVQRWFASLLNAHIQSPPQNHEAELRLPARTDAYPGWLVESAAVAADAFTATEPNLPMWAWGADQHVRFWARRMLFETLVHRADAELALGLRPAIDRALAVDGIDEFLVNLPFAAFFAPKVANLRGTGETIRFHTTDKNADWLVSLSPDGFGIEQAGAPADTTADATVRATAADLLLLLYGRRHHTTGAVEHEGDQDLLLHWFANSAF from the coding sequence ATGACCTCCTGCCACCCCATCGGCCACCGCGCGGCCGTGGCGGCCGAGACCGCCACGTTCACCGCCGTGCTCAACGGGGCCGACCTGGCGACCCCCGTGCCCACCTGCCCCGGCTGGACGCTGGCCGACCTGGTCAAGCACACCGGCAGCGTGCAGCGCTGGTTCGCCTCCCTGCTGAACGCACACATCCAAAGCCCCCCGCAAAACCACGAGGCAGAACTCCGGCTCCCGGCGAGGACCGACGCCTACCCCGGCTGGCTGGTCGAGAGCGCGGCCGTGGCCGCCGACGCGTTCACCGCCACGGAACCGAACCTGCCGATGTGGGCGTGGGGCGCCGACCAGCATGTCCGCTTCTGGGCGCGCCGGATGCTCTTCGAGACCTTGGTGCACCGGGCCGACGCCGAGCTGGCCCTCGGACTCCGGCCCGCGATCGACCGCGCGCTCGCGGTCGACGGGATCGACGAGTTCCTCGTCAACCTGCCGTTCGCCGCCTTCTTCGCACCCAAGGTGGCCAACCTGCGCGGGACCGGCGAGACCATCCGCTTCCACACCACCGACAAGAACGCCGACTGGCTCGTCAGCCTGAGCCCCGACGGCTTCGGGATCGAACAGGCCGGCGCACCAGCGGACACCACCGCGGACGCGACCGTCCGGGCAACCGCGGCCGACCTCCTGTTGCTGCTCTACGGCCGTCGTCACCACACCACCGGGGCCGTCGAGCACGAGGGCGACCAGGACCTGCTGTTGCACTGGTTCGCCAACTCGGCCTTCTAA
- a CDS encoding aldehyde dehydrogenase family protein yields MARTLVDALSTDPATVAARLRTTFDTGRTKPLAWRLGRLSALRALLTEQSDVLLDALHADLGKGPAEAYRTEIGFTLNELDHTVEHLEEWLRPKPAAVPDAFRPADARVVRDPLGVVLIIAPWNYPLQLVLTPLVGALAAGNTAVVKPSELAPATSAALARLLPRYLGRDAVAVVEGAVAETTALLEQRFDHVFYTGNGTVGRIVMTAAARHLTPVTLELGGKSPVVVEPGADLAATAQRIVRGKFLNAGQTCVAPDYLLAVGDTAAELETQLALAVRAAYGDDPAAAPEYGRIVNERHLDRLTALLGSGRVVTGGDHDRASRYLAPTVLADVSPDAPVMQEEIFGPILPVVTVPDLDAAIAFINERDKPLALYAFTGSERTKQRLTEETSSGALAFGLPVSHLAVPELPFGGVGESGMGRYHGEYSIETFSHTKAILDKPLN; encoded by the coding sequence CTGGCCCGCACGCTCGTCGACGCCCTGTCCACCGACCCGGCGACGGTGGCGGCACGCCTGCGGACCACCTTCGACACCGGCCGCACCAAGCCGCTCGCCTGGCGCCTCGGCCGGCTGAGCGCCCTGCGCGCGCTGCTCACCGAGCAGTCCGACGTCCTCCTCGACGCCCTGCACGCCGACCTCGGCAAGGGGCCCGCCGAGGCGTACCGGACCGAGATCGGCTTCACCCTCAACGAGCTCGACCACACGGTGGAGCACCTGGAGGAATGGCTGCGGCCGAAGCCGGCCGCGGTTCCCGACGCCTTCCGCCCCGCCGATGCCCGGGTGGTCCGCGATCCGCTCGGCGTCGTGCTGATCATCGCTCCGTGGAACTACCCGCTCCAGCTGGTCCTCACCCCGCTGGTGGGTGCCCTCGCGGCCGGCAACACCGCCGTGGTCAAGCCCAGCGAACTGGCCCCGGCCACGTCGGCCGCGCTGGCCCGGCTGCTGCCCCGCTACCTCGGCCGGGACGCCGTGGCCGTGGTCGAGGGCGCCGTCGCCGAGACCACCGCGCTCTTGGAGCAGCGTTTCGACCACGTCTTCTACACGGGCAACGGAACGGTCGGGCGGATCGTCATGACGGCCGCGGCCCGGCACCTCACCCCCGTCACCCTCGAACTCGGCGGGAAGAGCCCGGTCGTGGTCGAGCCGGGTGCCGACCTGGCCGCCACCGCCCAGCGGATCGTCCGGGGCAAGTTCCTCAACGCCGGCCAGACCTGCGTCGCCCCCGACTACCTCCTCGCCGTCGGCGACACCGCCGCCGAACTCGAAACGCAGCTGGCCCTCGCGGTCCGCGCGGCGTACGGCGACGACCCGGCGGCCGCCCCCGAATACGGACGGATCGTCAACGAGCGGCACCTCGACCGGCTCACCGCCCTGCTCGGCTCCGGACGCGTCGTCACCGGCGGCGACCACGACCGCGCGAGTCGCTACCTCGCCCCCACCGTGCTGGCCGATGTCTCCCCCGACGCCCCCGTGATGCAGGAGGAGATCTTCGGCCCGATCCTGCCGGTCGTCACCGTGCCCGACCTCGACGCCGCGATCGCCTTCATCAACGAGCGCGACAAGCCGCTCGCGCTGTATGCCTTCACCGGCTCGGAGCGGACCAAGCAGCGGCTCACGGAGGAAACCTCCTCCGGTGCCCTCGCCTTCGGCCTGCCGGTCTCCCACCTGGCGGTGCCCGAGCTGCCGTTCGGCGGTGTCGGGGAGAGCGGCATGGGCCGCTACCACGGCGAGTACTCCATCGAGACGTTCAGCCACACCAAGGCGATCCTCGACAAGCCGCTGAACTGA
- a CDS encoding MarR family winged helix-turn-helix transcriptional regulator translates to MSRPKPPAPPPVSPPTAPAPTPAQLMDQLAQAAALYYRNFAAVAAECDLTLMQGKMLGLLRRPMPMRTLADLLACDASNVTGIVDRLAARGLVRREPDPADRRVKRVMLTEQGEETVRRIRSELMSNLTGLENLGEEDRRSFQRLLSAVLPVTST, encoded by the coding sequence ATGAGTCGCCCGAAGCCGCCCGCACCGCCACCGGTCTCCCCGCCGACGGCTCCCGCGCCCACGCCCGCACAGCTGATGGACCAGCTCGCGCAGGCGGCGGCCCTCTACTACCGGAACTTCGCAGCCGTGGCGGCGGAATGTGATCTCACCCTGATGCAGGGCAAGATGCTCGGCCTGCTGCGGCGGCCGATGCCGATGCGGACCCTCGCCGACCTGCTGGCCTGCGATGCCTCGAACGTCACCGGCATCGTCGACCGCTTGGCGGCGCGTGGTCTGGTGCGCCGGGAGCCCGATCCTGCTGACCGGCGGGTCAAGAGGGTGATGCTGACCGAGCAGGGCGAGGAGACCGTTCGGCGCATCCGCTCCGAGCTGATGTCCAACCTCACGGGGCTGGAAAACCTCGGAGAGGAGGACCGGCGCTCCTTCCAGCGCCTGCTGAGCGCAGTCCTTCCCGTCACCTCCACCTGA
- a CDS encoding NADH:flavin oxidoreductase produces the protein MTVTASSASRVAEILSRPVTLNGLTVPNRIAMAPMTRMFSPGGVPGEDVRSYYARRAAAGVGLIVTEGTYVGHESAGSSDRVPRFHGEEQLAGWAKVAEAVHAAGGTIVPQLWHIGMVRKQGDAPCADAPAVGPSGIRVDGTEGTGKAMTRRDLDDVIGAFAEAAAAAERTGFDGVELHGAHGYLLDQFLWARTNRRTDAYGGDPVARTTFAAEIVAAVRETVSPDFPVIFRYSQWKQEAYDARLAETPEELEAILTPLAAAGVDAFHASTRRYWLPEFDGSDLNLAGWTKKLTGRPTITVGSVGLDGDFIRAFAGEGAAVGSIDNLLDRLERDEFDLVAVGRALLQDPEWAAKVLGDRFEELKPYDAGALKTLA, from the coding sequence GTGACCGTCACCGCGTCCTCCGCCTCCCGCGTGGCCGAGATCCTGTCCCGGCCCGTCACGCTGAACGGCCTGACCGTCCCCAACCGCATCGCGATGGCGCCGATGACCCGCATGTTCTCCCCGGGCGGCGTCCCCGGTGAGGACGTGCGGTCGTACTACGCCCGGCGCGCCGCCGCCGGTGTGGGCCTGATCGTCACCGAGGGGACCTACGTCGGTCACGAGTCGGCCGGGTCCAGCGACCGTGTGCCGCGGTTCCACGGCGAGGAACAGCTCGCGGGGTGGGCGAAGGTCGCCGAAGCCGTACACGCGGCGGGCGGCACGATCGTGCCGCAGCTGTGGCACATCGGCATGGTCCGCAAGCAGGGCGATGCGCCCTGCGCCGACGCCCCCGCCGTCGGCCCCTCCGGCATCCGCGTCGACGGCACCGAGGGCACCGGCAAGGCGATGACCCGGCGCGACCTGGACGATGTCATCGGCGCCTTCGCCGAGGCCGCCGCGGCCGCCGAGCGCACCGGCTTCGACGGCGTCGAACTGCACGGCGCCCACGGCTACCTCCTCGACCAGTTCCTGTGGGCGAGGACGAACCGCCGCACCGATGCCTACGGCGGCGACCCCGTGGCCCGTACGACGTTCGCTGCCGAGATCGTGGCCGCGGTCCGCGAGACCGTCTCGCCCGACTTCCCGGTGATCTTCCGCTACTCGCAGTGGAAGCAGGAGGCGTACGACGCGAGGCTCGCCGAGACCCCGGAGGAGCTGGAGGCGATCCTGACCCCGCTCGCCGCGGCCGGCGTCGACGCCTTCCACGCCTCCACCCGCCGCTACTGGCTCCCGGAGTTCGACGGCTCGGACCTGAACCTGGCGGGCTGGACCAAGAAGCTCACCGGCAGGCCCACCATCACCGTCGGCTCGGTAGGCCTCGACGGCGACTTCATCCGTGCGTTCGCGGGCGAGGGTGCCGCGGTCGGCAGCATCGACAACCTCCTCGACCGCCTGGAGCGCGACGAGTTCGACCTGGTCGCCGTCGGCCGCGCCCTGCTCCAGGACCCGGAGTGGGCGGCGAAGGTCCTGGGGGACCGGTTCGAGGAGCTGAAGCCGTACGACGCGGGGGCGCTGAAGACGCTGGCGTAG
- a CDS encoding pyridoxamine 5'-phosphate oxidase family protein, which produces MKESTEESTNEMVKGPAEATDDGTREVHESHEDGSHESYRAHAAYAATDRTIPTRARQRATYDRETVHAILDAGYVCHLGFVRDGAPVVLPTLYGRVGERLYLHGSTGSRPLRTAGGTAAPGLAVCVTVTHVDGLVLARSAFHHSLNYRSVVVHGTAHQVTDPAEKTTALDALVDQVVPGRAADSRPANAKELAATAVIRLDLREVSAKMRTGGPNDDPEDLALPYWSGVLPVAPVYGTPIPSDDLGPGTALPAYLSRIAASSAPAASSAPATSSARSPLSPAADG; this is translated from the coding sequence GTGAAGGAATCAACGGAGGAATCAACGAACGAGATGGTGAAGGGGCCGGCAGAGGCGACAGACGACGGGACGCGCGAGGTGCACGAGTCGCACGAGGACGGGTCGCACGAGTCGTACAGGGCGCACGCGGCATACGCGGCCACCGATCGCACGATTCCCACCCGCGCCCGCCAGCGCGCCACCTACGACCGTGAAACAGTGCACGCGATTCTCGACGCGGGATACGTCTGCCACCTCGGCTTCGTGCGCGACGGCGCCCCCGTCGTCCTGCCCACGCTCTACGGCCGCGTCGGCGAGCGCCTCTACCTGCACGGTTCGACGGGCTCCCGCCCGCTGCGGACGGCCGGCGGGACGGCGGCCCCCGGCCTCGCGGTCTGTGTCACCGTCACCCACGTCGACGGTCTGGTCCTGGCCAGGTCCGCCTTCCATCACTCGCTCAACTACCGCAGCGTCGTGGTCCACGGCACCGCCCACCAGGTCACCGATCCGGCCGAGAAGACGACCGCGCTCGACGCGCTCGTCGACCAGGTCGTGCCGGGCCGCGCCGCGGACTCCCGGCCGGCCAACGCCAAGGAGCTGGCCGCCACCGCCGTGATCCGTCTCGACCTGCGTGAGGTCTCCGCCAAGATGCGCACCGGTGGCCCCAACGACGATCCGGAGGACCTCGCGCTGCCCTACTGGAGCGGCGTGCTGCCCGTGGCGCCCGTGTACGGCACCCCCATACCGTCCGACGACCTCGGTCCCGGCACCGCTCTCCCGGCGTACCTCTCCAGGATCGCCGCGTCCTCCGCACCCGCCGCGTCCTCCGCGCCTGCCACGTCCTCCGCACGCTCCCCGCTCTCCCCCGCCGCCGACGGTTGA
- a CDS encoding aminotransferase class I/II-fold pyridoxal phosphate-dependent enzyme: protein MLGEYRIEGRRASEIAASVERAVGAGDLQPGEVLPPLRELAVYLEVNPNTVAAAYRTLRDRGVIETAGRRGSRVRPRPASTPREALRVEVPPGLRDASDGNPDPALLPPLERALAEAAARSASRPVLYGAPAVDDDLAALARSAFATDGVPDGPIAVTSGSLDAIERVLAAHLRPGDTVAVEDPGWGSLLDLIPALGLRAAPVGLDDEGPLPGQLARTLQDGVRAVVVTDRAQNPTGAAVTRSRATELRTLLADHPGVLLIEDDHGHGIVDLPLHPLAGVTDHWVLVRSTAKAYGPDLRLAVLTGDAVTVDRVRGRQRLGPGWISHLLQDAVAHLWRTSAVDPTAVAGEYGRRREGLIRALAERGVRARGRSGMNVWVPVPDETGAVARLLHSGWAVAPGARFRMQSPPGVRITVSGLSQDDMEPMADAVTSAMGVGEARRYE, encoded by the coding sequence GTGCTAGGAGAGTATCGGATTGAAGGGCGGCGTGCATCGGAGATTGCCGCCAGTGTCGAGCGAGCCGTCGGTGCGGGCGACCTCCAACCGGGCGAAGTGCTGCCCCCGCTGAGGGAGTTGGCCGTCTATCTGGAGGTCAATCCGAACACCGTCGCGGCCGCCTACCGCACGCTGCGCGACCGAGGTGTGATCGAAACCGCCGGCCGGCGCGGCAGCCGGGTGCGCCCGCGCCCCGCCAGTACTCCGCGGGAGGCGCTGCGGGTAGAGGTGCCGCCGGGACTCCGGGACGCCTCGGACGGCAACCCCGACCCGGCCCTGCTTCCCCCGCTGGAGCGGGCGCTGGCCGAGGCCGCGGCGCGCAGCGCCAGCCGCCCCGTGCTCTACGGCGCGCCCGCCGTCGATGACGATCTCGCGGCACTGGCCCGCTCGGCCTTCGCCACCGACGGTGTGCCGGACGGCCCCATAGCCGTCACCAGCGGCTCACTGGACGCCATAGAGCGCGTACTGGCCGCACACCTCCGGCCCGGTGACACCGTCGCGGTGGAGGACCCGGGGTGGGGCAGCCTGCTGGACCTCATCCCCGCGCTCGGCCTGCGCGCCGCACCGGTCGGGCTGGACGACGAAGGGCCGCTGCCCGGGCAGTTGGCGCGCACACTCCAGGACGGTGTCCGGGCCGTGGTCGTCACCGACCGGGCACAGAACCCCACCGGAGCGGCCGTCACCCGCTCCCGCGCCACCGAACTGCGCACCTTGCTCGCCGACCACCCCGGCGTCCTCCTCATCGAGGACGACCACGGCCACGGCATCGTCGATCTCCCGCTGCATCCGCTCGCCGGTGTCACCGACCATTGGGTGCTGGTGCGCTCGACGGCCAAGGCGTACGGTCCCGACCTGCGCCTGGCGGTGCTCACCGGCGACGCCGTGACGGTGGACCGGGTGCGCGGTCGTCAGCGCCTCGGGCCCGGCTGGATCAGTCATCTGCTTCAGGACGCGGTGGCGCACTTGTGGCGGACATCCGCGGTCGATCCGACGGCGGTCGCCGGGGAGTACGGCCGGCGGCGCGAAGGGCTGATACGCGCGCTGGCGGAGCGCGGAGTGCGCGCACGCGGGCGCAGTGGGATGAACGTCTGGGTACCGGTCCCGGACGAGACGGGTGCGGTCGCCCGACTCCTGCACTCCGGCTGGGCGGTGGCCCCTGGCGCGCGCTTCCGTATGCAGTCCCCACCGGGTGTTCGGATCACCGTGTCCGGCCTGTCCCAAGATGACATGGAGCCGATGGCAGATGCGGTCACTTCGGCGATGGGGGTGGGTGAGGCTCGACGGTATGAGTGA
- a CDS encoding DMT family transporter, whose protein sequence is MSTTTGPSNATAHSTNPPTVSTTTTPTSATTAAMAAGADAPASPASGSRPGRRRALAWPVRFAALCLVWGFSFLFIKLGTHAFAPLQVTLGRVAFGAMVLATMLVIKRERLPRSARTWGHLAVAAFLLNALPFSLFAYSELTIPSTLAGICNATSPLWGMALSVVALSEDRPTRRRVAGLGIGFLGVLTVLGAWQGFAGTDLAGTAMALGASLCYPIGWIYVRRTLASAKHSHLSMSSAQLMLATLQLAVATPLFTSLPATLPLVPLLAVFALGTLGTGFAFLLQYGLVAEVGPTNAQMVTYFIPVIATTAGVALLNEPLSWNTPVGAVIVLAGAALTQSKPRPMSPTPTTSRTKLPRTEFPGTKLPGAKLPATAPSTTAQSTSTTVPCTTAEPGADT, encoded by the coding sequence ATGAGCACCACCACCGGCCCGTCCAACGCCACCGCACACAGCACGAACCCTCCGACCGTGAGCACCACGACCACCCCGACCAGCGCGACGACAGCCGCTATGGCCGCCGGCGCGGATGCTCCGGCCTCCCCCGCATCCGGGAGCCGCCCCGGCCGACGGCGGGCCCTCGCCTGGCCGGTCCGCTTCGCCGCCCTGTGCCTGGTCTGGGGCTTCAGCTTCCTGTTCATCAAGCTCGGCACCCACGCTTTCGCGCCGTTGCAAGTCACGCTGGGCCGGGTCGCATTCGGCGCGATGGTGCTGGCGACCATGCTGGTTATCAAGCGCGAGCGACTGCCGCGCTCCGCCCGTACCTGGGGCCACCTGGCAGTCGCCGCGTTCCTCCTCAACGCCCTCCCGTTCTCCCTCTTCGCGTACTCCGAACTGACGATCCCCTCCACACTGGCCGGCATCTGCAACGCCACCTCCCCGCTGTGGGGCATGGCGCTGTCGGTCGTCGCACTCTCCGAGGACCGCCCCACCCGGCGCCGCGTCGCGGGACTGGGGATCGGCTTCCTGGGCGTACTCACCGTGCTCGGCGCCTGGCAGGGCTTCGCCGGCACGGACCTGGCGGGCACCGCGATGGCCCTGGGCGCCTCGCTCTGCTACCCCATCGGCTGGATCTACGTGCGCCGCACCCTGGCGAGCGCCAAGCACTCCCACCTCTCCATGTCCAGCGCTCAGCTGATGCTGGCCACCCTCCAACTGGCCGTCGCGACACCCCTGTTCACGTCCCTTCCGGCCACCCTCCCGCTCGTCCCGCTACTCGCCGTCTTCGCGCTCGGCACGCTGGGCACCGGCTTCGCCTTCCTCCTGCAGTACGGCCTGGTCGCCGAGGTCGGCCCCACCAATGCCCAAATGGTCACCTACTTCATCCCGGTGATCGCCACCACCGCCGGTGTGGCGCTCCTGAACGAACCGCTGAGCTGGAACACGCCGGTCGGCGCCGTCATCGTCCTGGCCGGCGCCGCCCTCACCCAAAGCAAGCCCCGCCCCATGAGCCCCACCCCGACGACCTCGCGCACCAAGCTCCCGCGCACCGAGTTCCCGGGCACCAAGCTCCCAGGGGCCAAGCTCCCAGCCACGGCACCGTCCACGACCGCCCAGTCCACGTCTACGACGGTCCCGTGCACCACGGCCGAGCCCGGCGCCGACACGTAG
- a CDS encoding LysR family transcriptional regulator: MLNLDRLRTLSAVARHGSVSAAADGLHVTTSAVSQQIAKLERETGQQLLAKNGRGVRLTDAGRLLADHAVRILSQVELAQADLEAHRGQAVGELRMGAFPTAARGLFPAALAALRAEHPQIRARLSELEPEDSVRGVVHGDIDLAVVLDWYNRPLSLPDGLAKAPLLDDPADVAMPSDHRLAHRRSVELEDFADDEWISWPQGEFCHDWLMFTLRSKGVEPRIAHMAEEHNTQLALIAAGLGVAVAPRLGRGPVPEGVSVVPVRHPMRRHVYAIWRADADRRPSIRAAVGALRAAGKRIAGGS; encoded by the coding sequence GTGTTGAACCTTGATCGCCTCCGGACGCTGAGCGCGGTCGCCCGCCACGGTTCGGTGAGCGCGGCCGCCGACGGACTGCATGTGACGACCTCGGCCGTCTCGCAGCAGATCGCCAAGCTGGAGCGGGAGACCGGACAGCAACTGCTGGCGAAGAACGGGCGCGGGGTGCGGCTGACCGACGCAGGACGGCTGCTCGCCGACCATGCGGTGCGCATCCTCTCCCAGGTCGAGCTGGCGCAGGCCGACCTGGAGGCGCATCGCGGCCAGGCGGTCGGTGAGCTCCGGATGGGTGCGTTTCCCACCGCGGCCCGCGGGCTCTTCCCGGCCGCGCTCGCCGCGCTTCGCGCCGAACACCCGCAGATCCGCGCGCGGCTCTCGGAGCTGGAACCGGAGGATTCCGTACGGGGCGTGGTGCACGGCGATATCGATCTCGCGGTCGTCCTCGACTGGTACAACCGGCCGCTGTCGCTGCCCGACGGGCTGGCGAAGGCCCCGCTCCTCGACGACCCGGCCGATGTGGCGATGCCGTCGGACCACCGGCTGGCGCACCGGCGGTCGGTGGAGCTGGAGGATTTCGCGGACGATGAGTGGATCTCCTGGCCGCAGGGCGAGTTCTGCCACGACTGGCTGATGTTCACGCTGCGCAGCAAGGGCGTTGAGCCGCGCATCGCGCATATGGCGGAGGAGCACAACACCCAACTGGCGCTGATCGCCGCCGGGCTGGGGGTCGCGGTCGCCCCGCGTCTTGGTCGTGGGCCGGTGCCGGAAGGGGTGAGTGTGGTGCCCGTACGTCATCCGATGCGCCGTCACGTGTACGCCATCTGGCGCGCCGATGCCGACCGCAGGCCGTCGATCCGGGCCGCCGTCGGCGCACTCCGGGCAGCGGGGAAGCGCATCGCGGGCGGTAGCTGA
- a CDS encoding carboxyl transferase domain-containing protein, whose product MPEREGAAPDSRGPTRDGTRPGRDGGSPARDGESSARARASSAPHAVRGTAPCQRLTARQAIAAVADTYTELPTPDGPGGRRTAHRPGGDKPDGPLGWPGYDASRARAQARTGEDESVVTALAAIGGATTVLLSFEFGYLGGSIGERTGDRLEAAYGLARERGLPVVSLIATGGSRMQEGMRALTQLQRVAGQSALNRAAGLPQIAVLRDPTTGGGWATLGAGADVILALPGAQVGFAGSRVRPGDADPHAYSAEGQLAAGHIDAVVPPDALRATLRRWLQLLGGARESGAEAASEPAPPPYALGTHDLPESGWDAVAGARDARRPRAEAYLRAYFDDWEELSGDRCGGVDPGMRCGFGHREGRTIAFAAQCGTATRPAGFRTAARLVRLADRIGIPVLTLVDTPGAANDAAAERAGAGAAIADAFAALATAREPVTSLLIGEGGSGGALALAAPGRLWATPDSYFSVIAPELAAAILKRDEQQVRDTADQLRIRPQDLLEMGVVRDIVPPA is encoded by the coding sequence ATGCCTGAGAGGGAAGGCGCTGCGCCTGACAGCCGGGGCCCGACGCGCGACGGCACACGCCCCGGGCGGGACGGCGGCAGCCCGGCGCGGGACGGCGAGAGCTCCGCGCGGGCCCGTGCGAGCAGCGCGCCGCACGCCGTGCGGGGCACGGCGCCCTGTCAGCGACTGACCGCCCGTCAGGCCATCGCGGCGGTGGCGGATACGTATACCGAACTGCCCACCCCCGACGGTCCCGGAGGGCGCCGCACCGCGCACCGGCCCGGTGGGGACAAGCCGGACGGCCCGCTCGGCTGGCCCGGCTACGACGCCTCCCGGGCACGCGCCCAGGCACGGACGGGCGAGGACGAGTCGGTGGTCACCGCCCTCGCCGCCATAGGCGGCGCCACAACCGTCCTCCTCTCCTTCGAGTTCGGCTACCTGGGCGGCTCCATCGGCGAACGCACCGGTGACCGCCTGGAGGCCGCGTACGGTCTGGCACGCGAGCGGGGCCTGCCCGTCGTGTCGCTGATCGCCACGGGCGGCAGCCGGATGCAGGAAGGTATGCGGGCGTTGACCCAGCTCCAGCGGGTGGCCGGGCAGTCCGCGCTGAACCGTGCCGCGGGGCTGCCGCAGATCGCCGTACTGCGCGATCCGACGACGGGTGGCGGCTGGGCGACGCTCGGCGCGGGCGCCGATGTGATCCTCGCCCTGCCCGGTGCACAGGTCGGCTTCGCGGGCTCGCGGGTACGCCCCGGCGATGCCGATCCCCACGCCTACTCGGCCGAGGGTCAGCTCGCGGCCGGCCACATCGACGCCGTCGTCCCGCCCGACGCCCTGCGCGCCACCCTGCGGCGATGGCTTCAACTGCTCGGCGGAGCAAGGGAGTCCGGGGCCGAAGCGGCTTCCGAGCCGGCGCCTCCCCCGTACGCGCTGGGCACGCACGATCTGCCGGAGAGTGGCTGGGATGCGGTGGCCGGCGCCCGTGATGCCCGGCGGCCGCGCGCCGAGGCGTATCTGCGTGCGTATTTCGACGACTGGGAGGAGCTCAGCGGCGACCGGTGCGGTGGCGTCGACCCCGGGATGCGCTGCGGCTTCGGCCATCGCGAGGGCCGGACCATCGCCTTCGCGGCCCAGTGCGGCACCGCCACCCGCCCGGCCGGGTTCCGTACCGCCGCCCGTCTCGTCCGCCTCGCGGACCGGATCGGGATACCGGTTCTCACCCTCGTGGACACCCCGGGTGCCGCCAATGACGCGGCGGCCGAACGTGCCGGCGCCGGTGCGGCCATCGCCGACGCGTTCGCCGCGCTCGCTACGGCCCGGGAACCGGTCACCTCCCTGCTCATAGGCGAGGGCGGTTCCGGAGGCGCGCTGGCCCTCGCCGCACCGGGCCGGCTCTGGGCGACGCCCGACAGCTATTTCTCCGTGATCGCCCCGGAACTGGCCGCCGCCATCCTCAAACGCGACGAACAGCAGGTGCGGGACACCGCAGACCAACTCCGCATCCGGCCACAAGACTTGCTGGAAATGGGAGTGGTTCGGGACATCGTTCCACCGGCCTGA